AAattgcaccctactccctataagtgcactacttttgaccagcataAGTAGCACTATACCAACCATTTGAGACACATTCAGAGACAGTAGTCAGAGTCAATGAGGCAGTGAGTGATGCTGAACTAAACTAAAACGAAACTAACGGCAACAACACACCTCTACTCTGCTGATGACGTCCGAGTCCTCCAGACTCCCTCACCCCAAACACCACTTCCTGCTTCCTGTCCCACCCACAGAATTCCCAAggggtgtgtcagtgtgtgtgtgtgtcagtgagtgtgcgtgagagagagatagacagtacCTGTCCTCGTTCCTGTAGACTCCCCAGACCACGGctacagtgacacacacagcagacagcaGCACCGACCTCACAGATACACTCCCACCCAGGACCGTCACACTGGAAGAACACAACACAcatgggagaagagagaaagaccgCAAGCAACCACAGAAAggtctgcatgtctgtgtgtgtgtgtgtgtgtgtgtgtgtgagagagagagatgttcaagGAGACTGGTATGTGTCTGATTCACttctttatttttgacttttCAGAACTTCCATATGAAACTATGACCTATGAGTTGTCTAtggaacagacagagaaacagacagggaggacagatgTCTAtggaacagacagagaaacagacagggaggacagatgTCTAtggaacagacagagaaacagacagggaggacagatgTCTAtggaacagacagagaaacagacagggaaggcagATGTCTAtggaacagacagagaaacagacagggaggacagatgTCTAtggaacagacagagaaacagacagggaggacagatagagaaacagacagggaggacagatgTATGtggaacagacagagaaacagacagggaggacagatgTATGTGGAACAGGGAAATCATACTGTACGTTGTTACTATAGAAAACCTTGACTCTCTGtgacatttggggggggggggactatgttGTTATGgggatttatttttttaattgggATGAAAACCCCAGGAAAATGGtgactctctgtgtgtggtgtgtgtgtacctcatgGGGCTACACTTGGCCAGGTCCAACAGGGCGTCCAGACAGCTGAAGAGGGCGGTGGCTGAGGCTAAGCAGAATATGGCGATGATCACATAcactggaaaacacacacacacaaagtgtcaAAATACTCCTGAACTAACTCATTATGAGACGATCACTGAGTGTCTAACAACTTCTGGGGTGGTATGTTTGCTTTGCATATAAAACTGTTAATAAATAGTTAATAAACGTAATACATTATGAAAATGTAATACAAATATATTAAGCAGTGTTTGTCCAGAGTGAAAGACTCACCCAGGTACTTGTAGAAGAAGTACATGAGTACCAGCATCAGACACATCAGACCTACAAAAATGACCACCTTTAGGGGAGAGTACAGAGCCAAGTCCCCACtgtcactcttctcctctcctcctcctcctcgagacgcactcagcctctctctgacacacagacacacacaacacacagactgtTACACAGAGTGTAGAGTGGCTGAAGAGTGGACAGCATGCATGGCTGTTCTTTTCCGAAGGAAATAAAGAaacctgtgtgtgtatgcagtcTCACCTCTCACAGGCTCCGCTCCAGTAGCCTCCCAGAGCAACAGTCACCACTCCTATGAGAAGCATGACCACAATGCTGGCATCAAGCACAGGCACCGCCGGGGCATACAGCCTAACCTGCATCTCCTCACCAAACACctggagaaacacacagagagatcagacactaacacacctgagacacacacacacaagtgtctCATGTCTATTCTTATTGATTGAAAGAAATACTGTAGATGACAAGTCAATTAGAAAGCGTGAATAAGCACTATACCATATCTTATAGTGAGTTGTAGTGACCTCTATACCAGAGGACCTACAGTATCAGAGAACTCACATTCTGTGCATCCAGGAAGTCCATGTATCTCATCAGAGCCAGCGGAATCTGGACCTTCTCATACTCTGTCACATTGGCTCCCGGGGGACTCTTTAGAAGCAATCAAATGAGAGATAAAACAAAACACGTCTTAAAAAGAACACACAAAGATGTAGGCCTATCATGTTATGCCATAGATGTAAATTAAGTGTTGCATCATAAACACATTGGAGGTAACACTATTGATATATTGTAAATACATTGTAGATCCATTATCAAAGTATTACCATAGGTTTAGTGCTGGCAACGATCAGAGCGGCAGCCCCCAGGTCTTGGGCTATCTCAGCCTTCTGGCTGAAGTTACACCCCCCTCTCATGACCACCACCGCCTTGCCTCTCACTATGGCTGGGCTCACCCCTTCAGAGCTACACAGTAGCCTGGACGACAAGTTCACCAGGGGATACGCAGTCTAACACAGGACAACAGGTACAGTTAGACAATCAATATATTAATAGCTATGATGTATTGTCACTGTAGCAAGGCTGAATCCCAGAGCCACCTAAAAGCAGGCTGGATGTCAGGTGAGGTTCACAAAGTTCTGTGGGTTCACCAACAGATACTAAACTCTAACACAGTTGAAGCTGGAGCAAATGGGGGCATAGGGCAGCTGAATATCAGAATGGCGATGTTGCTGTACTGGACTTACAGCAGCGCTGAGTGAGAGTGACAGGTTGGTCCATACGGAGTTGTAGACCAGGCAGTATTCTTTATCTGTGGCTCCATTTGAGATGTGCAAGATTGCCTCTTGACAGATCACCTGTGTGGAATAAAAACAGTAACTAAGTGAAATACATACAACCAACATGTATTTCAAAGTAAACAAAGTATAAGAAACAACAACATATCGTTTGTTCAGAGACTGATCAGTGTTAGCTGTGTAACACTTTTTCATTACACTGTCAGTATCTGTTCCACTCTGAAGCTTGCCTGGAAAGTTGGGTACTTCCCCATAGACAAGCCATGAAAGAACTCAGCTGGCAAACTTAGCTGGTGGcgattggctagctagctacatgaacATGGCAAACTTGCCTAACAGGATATACACTCGAAATGACAATGTAAAGGTGATATTATCCAGTTGTCGATATTATTTGTGAAATAAATATCACATAGTTGTCGACATAGTTGGACCTGGCTTGCTTGCTAACTAGCTACATCTATCTCTGTACTGTTATGATAAATACCgtgagctaactagctagctttagctagcATAACAGCTAACTGCCTATCTTACCTGAGATGACCGGAGAATGACTGATAAAATAATAATCCACGGAGTTTTTGCCATGTCGGTAACATACGGAATTGAGTAAAAATCGTATtcacaagaagaaaaaaaaaaaactataatcTGTGATTTGGCACACCACTAGTTTCAATATCGTCCCTTTTATTGTACTCGCATCATCGTTTTTTAGTTAGCCATTCCCTTCCGGTTTCTCATGCTGGTGGATCTCGTGATAGCTGACCAAATCTTGGCAAACGCTGACATGCACTGCATTTTATCAATGCTTTCATTGTTTCCGTATCATTAGATGTCAATATCTCTTCTCAGTTTCAATATCATGGGAAATGTTGTTTATGTAACTGTCTTCAAGTGTACTGAAGATAATTATAACTAACCCAGGATAGTTCACCTGTGATGTGTCTGGTTACACCTTCTGTTTGTGAGTGTAGAGGGAAACAAAGGCATCCATTACAACCGATGACTATGATTattgtgctttcaagacaactggggaaAAAACGCTGTCAAaacatgacgtcagtgatcttcaggtcagaagaaggagctctagaaagatggcCTAGTTTCCGACATGGAATTCCAAGTTGGTTGACCATTCAAAATACTTTTCCCAAGCTgagctgttcctcctcctcagagttcccagttgtcttgaacgcactgattTCAGAAGTGAGAGATTCCTGAGATCCCGGTTGTTTTGAATGCAGCATTTCAACCCACAGCCTGTCTCTGGTTTGTGAGTCAAATGTCAAAGTCATGCCAGATGACAGTGGTAGAATCTAATTGCATACTCCTTGCGTCCTCTCCTCGACTCCTCAAAATCCATTGGAAGAGAAAGCCCAGGGTCCCTactctctgaccttctccaatgggttttgaggaggCGGGTCAAAACGACAAGATTTTCTCCTTGTCCACATATTGACCATGGAAGGGGGTAAGTGTTAATACCATCTACTTATCATAGTGATGGGTCATTAAACTGATGATGTTTCCCAAATTGCAccatttcctttatagtgcactacttttggccagggtccatatggtagtagtgcactatatagggaatatagggtgccatttgagtgtTCCAGGAGAGGACGATCATATATAGCTAGTCAAACCTGACAAAGAAAGACTTCTCTAAGATGGCATAGAACATTTTTTTATTAAGATTCTAGCTAATGAATGAGAAAAATACTACATGTATAAAAACACATTGGCCGAAATCAATACAAAAGCTTAAAAGCTTCTGAACAAGTGTGTACAAGAAACAAAATGGTCCAGTGTGCCCTACCTACACATTTCAAGTTTATTGGAAAACAGCATTCTTTACTTACTCCTGAAGGCAACTCAAAGAACATGGGATGTTTAACAGAATAAAGCGGTTAACATGGTCTCTGTCCCCAATTTCAACCTATGCCCCATATAGTGcattatttttgaccagggccatgtgtctctggtcaaaagtagcacactatataaggactagggttccatttgggacacaaacagaTAGACATTTCAAGTCTGTAGTTTATGATTTGATAATGAAGCAGATACTACTAATCATGTGCCTCATATCTCCACAATGGCCCAGCCACCACATGAAAGGTAATTTTTCCACAAATCCGACTATAAATACAGGCAAGGCCTAAAAACACGACCACACACTCCTGAACAGTTGAGTAAAACATTTgttcacacaggcacacacacgcacacaaacgaTTGTGATCCGTTTTCTACTATTACAGTGCAACAgcatggcagacagacagatagcagTGATTTAATATAAATGAATTATATACACGTTCCAGGGTGGTTTCATTGTTTGGTCCTTTGTCTGGTTCAGGTAAGAGTGTCTTTACAACGCCTCCTCTTCAGATCTACAGCAGTAGTTAGCACAGGCTTCTTATCTGTCTGTGGacaaataatacatacacacatcacattcATGTAAAGCAGTGTATATGCAGCTGGCAAAGTTTTTAAAAGTTtaaacttattattattattacacaaACGTTGAATGAAGCTTTCGTAGACAAGGAGCATGTTAACACAGTACTGATAACACATTGACATCACTGTAGCAACACTACCGATAACACATTGACGTCACTGTAGCAACACGGTACCGATAATACGTTGACGTCACTGTAGCAACACGGTACCGATAATACGTTGACGTCACTGTAGCAACACGGTACCGATAATACGTTGACGTCACTGTAGCAACACGGTACCGATAATACGTTGACGTCACTGTAGCAACACGGTACCGATAATACGTTGACGTCACTGTAGCAACACGGTACCGATAATACGTTGACGTCACTGTAGCAACACGGTACCGATAATACGTTGACGTCACTGTAGCAACACGGTACCGATAATACGTTGACGTCACTGTAGCAACACAGTACCGATAATACGTTGACGGCACAGTATTGAAACACGTTGATATCACCGTAGCAACACAGTACTGAAAACACGTTGATATCACGTTGATATCACCATAGCAACACAGTACTGAAAACACGTTGATATCACTGTAGCAACACAGTACTGAAAACACGTTGATATCACAGTAGTAACACAGTACTGAAAACACGTTGATATCACGTTGATATCACCATAGCAACACAGTACTGAAAACACGTTGATATCACGTTGATATCACCATAGCAACACAGTACTGAAAACACGTTGATATCACTGTAGCAACACAGTACTGAAAACACGTTGATATCACAGTAGTAACACAGTACTGAAAACACGTTGATATCACAGTAGTAACACAGTACTGAAAACACGTTGATATCACAGTAGTAACACAGTACTGAAAACACGTTGATATCACAGTAGTAACAGTACTGAAAACACGTTGATATCACAGTagtctttttatttatttcacctttatttaaccaggtaggccagttgagaacaagttcttatttacaactgcgacctggccaagataaagcaaagcagtgcgacaaaaacacagagttacacatgggataaacaaacgtacagtcaataacacaatagaaaatctgtatacagtgtgtgcaaatgaagtaaggaggtaaggcaataaataggacatagtggcaaaataattacaatttacaattcaccagcagcaagagcaacatcattgataaatacagagaaaaaagttggcctgagaattgaaccctgtggcacccccatagagactgccagaggtccggacaacaggccctccaatttgacacactgaactctatcagagaagtagttggtaaaccaggcgaggcaatcatttgagaaaccaaggctgttgagtctgccaataagaatgttttatttcacctttatttaaccaggaacagtgagggaaaaaagtatttgatcccctgctgattttgtacgtttgcccactgacaaagtaatgatccgtctataattttaatggtaggtttatttgaacaatgATAGACAGAATAACAatttaaaaatccagaaaaacatgtcaaaaatgttgtaaattgatttgcattttaatgagggaaataagtatttgaccccctctcaatcagaaagatttctggctcccaggtgtcttttatacaggtaacgagctgagattaggagcacactcaaagggagtgctcctaatatcagtttgttacctgtataaaagacacctgtccacagaagcaatcaatcaatcagattccaaactctccaccatggccaagaccaaagagctctccaaggatgtcagggacaagaatgtagacctacagttgGTGTAACAgtacagttggtgcgattattcgcaaatggaagaaacatataagaactgtcaatctccctcggcctggggctccatgcaagatctcacctcgtggagttgcaatgatcatgagaatcagcccagaactacacgggaggatcttgtcaatgatctcaaggcagctggaaCCATAGTCAACAAGAaaacacatatacatgcccgtctgaagtttgccaatgaacatcttcagaggacaactgggtgaaagtgttgtggtcagatgagaccaaaatggagctctttggcatcaactcaactcgccgtgtttggaggaggaggaggaatgctgcctatgaccccaagaacaccatccccaccgtcaaacatggaggtggagacattatgctttgggggtgtttttctgctaaggggacaggacaacttcaccgcatcaaagggatgatggacggggccatgtaccgtcaaatatTGAGTGAGAACCTCTTTCCCTCaaccagggcattgaaaatgggtcgtggatagGTATTCCAGCATGGCAATGACCCAAAACGGcccaggcaacaaaggagtggctcaagaagaagcacatgaaggtcctggagtggcctagccagtctccagaccttaatcccatagaaaatctgtggagggagctgaaggttcgagttgccaaatgtcagcctcgaaaccttaatgacttggagaagatctgcaaagaggagtgggacaaaatccctcctgagatgtgtgcaaacctggtggccaactacaagacacatctgacctctgtgattgccaacaaggggttttccaccaagtactaagtcatgttttgcagaggggtcaaatacttatttccctcattaaaatgcaaatcaatttataacatttttggcatgtgtttttctggatttttttgttgttattctgtctctcactgttcaaataaacctaccattaaaattatagactgatcatttctttgtcagtgggcaaacatacaaaatcagcaggggatcaaatacttatttccctcactgtaggctagttgagaacaagttctcatttgcaactgcgacctggcagaatacggtgattgacagagtggaaagccttgaccaggtcgatgaagtcggctgcacagtactgtcttttatcgatggtggttatgatatcgtttaggaccttgagcgtggctgaggtgctcacgtgaccagctcagaaaccagattgcacagcggagaaggtacggtgggattcgaaatgattggtgatctgtttgttcacttggcttttgaacactttagaaaggcagggaaagatggatataggtctgtaacagtgtgggtctagagtgtctccccctttgaagagggggatgaccgcggcagctttccaatctttaggaatctcagatgatacgaaagggaggttgaacagactagtaataggtgTTGCGACAATGGCgtcggcggggggggggggggggggggggtgcagagctgttggccggtaATAAAGTACTAATATCACAGTAGCAACACAGTACTGATAACACGTTGATATTACAGTAGTAACAATACTGATAACATGTCAATATCACAGTAGTAATACAGTACTGATAACACATTGATATCATAGTATTAACACAATAGTAACACATTATAACAGCAAGTGTCTCACCTCATTATTCCTGATTGCTCTCAGACCCTCCTTGATAACCTCCTTTAGATTTCATCTGGGCCTGAACTGAGTtcacctatacacacacagtcataatGAACAGAAGACTTGGATAACGGTTTGAAACTGCTTGGAATCTTTACCTAGTTGATATGACATAAGGCTCTGTTTTCTGTGTGAGGGTAGGTGGTCAGTACGTACTGATGAGAGCCCAACGCCCATGTCTCCTGAGCCTACGTGTGTTGTGTGAACAAAGTTGGTTGGTTCTCCGATCATTGAACGGTCTATCCTCCGCCGCCTCTTCTGTAAAGCATTAATGAAATTGTAGTATTACTAAAGGCAACAACAGTCAACTGCTTTAtgaacagacactcacacacaggctGATAGAAGTACAGAAGATGAGAAGGCCTGGTTCTATTTCAGTATCTAGGACCTTGACCTTTAGTGTCCACACTTCATAGACTGAAAGATCAGGAGTAAACAAAACAGTgatttcttgtgtgtgtgtgtgtgtgtgtactcacaggcTGAGGCTGCTCTCCAATGCAGCAGCTGAAACACACCCAGAACTCAGTCATGCTGTCGGTagctacctctctcttctctttttctttttctctctcttcaacCCTCTGTCTTCCTGTTCACTTCACAGCCGATGCCACAAACAGCCGGCGGAAGCAgattacagacagacatacactcaCTGCTGGTGTTTCtgtaacacacactgacacacaccacTCTCCCCAGGGCCTGAGCAACACACTCCTGTGGACACAAAGAATCAGAGAACAGTTGACAAATTTTTGCATTAGTTATGTCAAATATCAAGTGAAATTTGGTGATGGACAGACGATTGGTGTGACCTGGCTATGTAGTCCTAGTAGTAGCATGGTATTCTAACTAGACAGTGTTGCATTGGTAGTTGTGGTAAAGATAAAAAGGACAGAGGTGGGTCTGGAAAAGAGAGAAACTAACCAAGTCATAAGAGGAAGGAACTCGAGCAACATGCACCAATAACACATTACTGTACCTGCCTACTAGAAAAACTGTATATTTCCCCTGAAATGTTATCTAGCAAAACTCCCCTTCAATATCACACTAGGAGACTTAGGGGGGACCGAGTGAAAGTACAGCGATGGACAGTACAATAGCATACACTATTTCAATGATATTAATTTAGCAGCAGTGCGCCCCCCCCGCCCCATGCTACCCTTACCACCAACACTGGGGGGAAAAAATCTGGCATAGCTAGATTTCATTGCAAGTTTAACTGGTCCAGATGGTCAGTTTTCAACATTCAAAACTTCTATTCTTCTATATTTAATAACATGCCGTCTTCTCAGTTGTAAAACATAGTCTAATAAATTCCACTCTATAATAGTGCTACCCATAGTGGAGGATAAACCATGACTCGATAGACACAGACCAGCCCTTCATCTTGTGGCCCAGGAAGACAAGACAGTAGACATCTCTCATTTGTTGTCTGTAGTTTCACATGACCACTTTATAAAAATACCCAGAGCAGTGTGAGCTCAGACGCCTCTGCCTCACCCTCCACAGATGGTGGTGATAGAGTTAGAATAAAATACTTTTGTTTACTCAGGGAACTAGGCTATTCATTTCACCCTGGAACAGTTGAGACTGAGACAATGTCATTACTCGATACCATCTTCTCTACTATAGTGTTTTTACAATCTCTACTACAAACTAGAGAAGTCTACAAATCCACTAACTATTTACATGTTTAATTAAAGACCAGGATAAGTGTTGTTGAGTAGCTAAAAATACTTGTATGGTCGTCAATGATCTAAGGTGTTGTTAATGACATTGAAGCCAAACAGGTTTAGAACCATTGATCTCAGATATTAACCAAATGACACTGAACTGTGGGTTGTATTGATTACAAACCTTTCATTAACTAGGGAGGGACCATATTTGTAGTACTGCCACTGGTTCGATAAAGTCTTACAGTAGAAGATACTTACTCTCAATAGCTATTTCATTGCCAAATTGAAATAGGCCAAGAAGATTCAACTTATTTCAGGGTTTCTCTAGCGCAGAGCGGCCTGAAGACACAAGCAGGAAAGAGCGAGGTTGTGGTTTTCAAACTGACAGCTaagtaagttagctagctaaccgcTACCGGTTGCTAAATCAGTAAACTGTACTCTGAAACTTGAAAGAGGACCGATTTTGGAAATACATCTACACGTAGCTTTGAACTTTGAAGGTTGGAACTAACTTCAAATGTGCTTTAAATGAATTAGATAGATTTGTGGGGGTAAAAAAAAGAAGGTAAAAGAGACATACCTTCTGGCTAAATTCCCGAAGTTGCAGACGAAAAAATATCTTCCTGCTTTGCCTTGGCGCAAGGCTTTCTGGGAGATAGTGTTCAATGAAACAATATGACATAAAAGCAGACTTATTCAAGAAAAAGCAGACAATTCTTGCGAAACCCTCGTGCTTCtttctgttgttttttttactaaTATAAATGGGCAATTTTTCCAATGTTGAGCTAATGTATTGATACAGTTTTTGTTTTCTATCAtaatggcgtctttttgtaggAGATAATCATCAGCCAACGTTATTTTTTGTGAATTTGGAAGCATTTGTGTCATTTGAAAAAGcacataaatgcttcaaaattaATAAAGGTTAAGGTTAACTGACTAATATTATCTcgtagaacaaaacgtataagatatCCTAAGCCTGtattaacctcagaccttattttcgcgTTTATCCCAAAAGCCTATTCTTTCCTCATTCATTTTCGCCATATGAATGGTAACTAATTTCCGGGTTTTAGGTCTTCAAGCAGGTGAGCTCGCGTCTTTCTTTTTCCCAACGCAGTTAAGCCAAAACTACGCCCCGTTATTACGAGGGGGTTCTGCTACGCTCCCATTGGCTAGCTAGCGTTGTTTCACTCACAGGCGATCAGTGCAGAGACAGTTGCCTTCCAAGGTAAGGATGGAAAATGTAATTTAACAATTAGCTGCCTACCATAATGCAGTCCTATTATTATAATGTTTGGTAACATTTGCCCATGTATTCATTTTCAGAGTTTCAATGACTtgtaaacatgtctcagaactcTGCTGAATTCCCTCAATTGAAGGTCAGCTAAGTTTACCTAGGCTACTTAATGTTACTAACTCGACATTTGAAGTTGTTATATTATCATTTGTAGTCTATTATCAGGTAAAAGCATATGCTTATTATTCATAATTTCTCAAATATTTGAGCTAATCAATTCAGTCGAATACACTTTGCTACATCCATTGAATCTGATTGTAATGGCTAGCTCTGTCCACtacattattttattatatttttcaaGCTTGAAATACAAGGGCAAATGTTATTAATTAGTGACTGAAATTTCGCGCTACGTGATATTCACATCAGGACTTGGAGAGCGCTCAAAGCGTTGTAGAACGCCTTTCAGGCGATAACAGGCGTGGTTTTGGCTTAATTGAGTTGGGGGAAAAGAAAGACAAGTTGAGGTCTATTAAAGATGGGTATATACGTTTTTGTGCTGACCatgaaattcacatagaaatgtgagttatagatttgTCATAATTGAAAGCAATTCTAACAAgcagtagatatgttctatgtatGCCATTTCTACGCTTCCTGATCTTATGTTtcatttttgcatcttttacttttggttttgtacaccagcttcaaacagctgaacatagaacatttttggttattgaaaatatatttcacaactgtttagattgtacaatgattcacaaactgaaattagcgACCAGGAAATGGTGAAGCGATTTCTTCATATTGTACCTTTAAAGCGGGTGACAGCAAGGCAAGCCTCATCAAGTTCATGTCACTAGTGGTGTCTCAATATTGCCCAGCAGAGGGCAGATCTACTcacataaatttaaaaaaaagtttgttgCCAAGCAGAACAAGGTGTATTGCAATCTCTCACTCACTGTACACAATGACTCCAACGGGGCATAACTTGACTCTGGAACAGTTACACCACGCATGGAGTGTTTAAGTGTATGCCATCATCACATATAGATATAAGCTGCTTTACTACTCCTATCATGTGATAGCTATACATTAAATATAGCTAGATACTGTACATTTAGATGTGTAAACTGATGCACAGAACGAGGATTATTTCATCACaccagattttttattttttttacctttatttaaccaggtaggcaagttgagaacaagttctcatttacaattgcgacctggccaag
Above is a window of Oncorhynchus kisutch isolate 150728-3 unplaced genomic scaffold, Okis_V2 scaffold4048, whole genome shotgun sequence DNA encoding:
- the LOC109880294 gene encoding signal peptide peptidase-like 2A isoform X5 — translated: MAKTPWIIILSVILRSSQVICQEAILHISNGATDKEYCLVYNSVWTNLSLSLSAATAYPLVNLSSRLLCSSEGVSPAIVRGKAVVVMRGGCNFSQKAEIAQDLGAAALIVASTKPMSPPGANVTEYEKVQIPLALMRYMDFLDAQNVFGEEMQVRLYAPAVPVLDASIVVMLLIGVVTVALGGYWSGACERERLSASRGGGGEEKSDSGDLALYSPLKVVIFVGLMCLMLVLMYFFYKYLVYVIIAIFCLASATALFSCLDALLDLAKCSPMSVTVLGGSVSVRSVLLSAVCVTVAVVWGVYRNEDRWIWILQDLLGVAFCLNFLKTISLSNFKICVILLSLLLLYDVFFVFITPLFMPNGESIMVQVALGPDAAGEKLPVVMRVPRFSAWTQNLCGMQFSILGYGDIIVPGLLVAYCSRFDVWVNSPKKIYLFCCCIAYLCGMVLTFAVMLVTKMGQPALLYLVPFTLLGSALLAWRRGEMRQFWNGTTYEMEHQTLAAEEESADYS